From the Planktothricoides raciborskii GIHE-MW2 genome, the window TTAACAATTGACAATTATTAATTAAACAAAATTATCAATTATCAATTGACAATTATCAATTATTCCTTTTGAGCATTTTTCAATGCTTCTTCATAAGTTTCCCCATGAGTATGAAATTTTTGAGAGGGAAACTCAGGCAAACTAACTAGATAGCAATTATCTTCATCAAGACCCAAGAAACCGGGTTTCTGAAGGCATTGCCGTGTCTAAATGGTCAATCAAATGGCTTGATCCATTTTTGCGGAACAATTAGCGGCAGGAACTTTACAATAACGACATTCCCAATAGCTAGGGTTTGCTTGAGGTGGCTGAGAATTACACAGCGTGGCAATGAGATTTTGTAAACGCTGTCTAAATTGCTGATTTACAGACCACTTAGGCAAATCGATCGTGCGATCGCCATAAACTAAACGACCGTGTGGAATATGTCCTTTAAATAAAGATTGAGTTTCCGGGGCAAACGGCAGCATAGACATATAGAGAAGCACTTGCATAATATGTGAATCTTTGGCTTTCCCTGTTTTCACATCTTCAACAACAGCCCAATCATCTTTGATAGCAATAATATCCGGTCTACCCGCTACGCAGATATTAAACTTTTCACCTTGATACTTAAAGGCATTTTGATCTTCGATGTACACCGTAAACCCTTGATTTTGTAGGTGTAATGCTCGTTGAATCAGCATATCGTCATGTTCTGACGGATCGTAGGTACTCGGTTGCTGAGGAAATTGATAATGAGTGAGTTGCCATAATGCTTGTTGGCAATGTTTTTCGTTGGCTAGGGCTTGTGCCAGCCAGGTGACAGTGGTGTAGCGATTGAATCGTTTTTGAGTTTTATTAACCATAACCATAATTTTTGTTTTTGAATTAATCGGCATATATTTACTCTGACAATCTAGCCAAAAAATGTCAATATTTTGGAAATTAAAGCAAATAGTAGTTTGGCTAATGAAATAGTAAATATAGTTAAAATAGTTCAAATAGTTTAAATAGTTGTTCAGGTTTTTGGGATGGCTTTTTCTGTTGTGAGTGTTATAGTGATGAAAGATAAATAACTGGCTACGATGAACTAAAGGAGGATCTATGCAAGGAGCAAAAGAGTTTCTAGAAGAAATCAAACAAGAGTTAATCGAACGGAAAAATTTGGGATTAATCGAGTCTGTGTTTTTTCCCCTAAGATTTGCTAAAGATCGCCGATTGGACTACCAACACAAAAAAATTGCGATCGAAGATATGCCAAAAGATCCGCGACTTTGTAAAGATGGGCAATATGCCAATTCGATTGGAACCAATGTCCAGAATATCGTTCATGCAATGGCTGATTTATATAGACAAGAGATGCAAGACGATGGCCTCGATCCTGAGAGTTTAAAAAATCGCAAGAGAGGAGAGAAAGGTGCTTGGCTCGATATTCATGATTGGTTATGGAATTATAAATTTAAGCGCTGGCTGGAAAAAAACGCTTGGTCAATATTAAAAGAAAAGGCTAAAAATTCTGATAATTGGTTACAGTTTTTAACCAATGAGGATATGGCTTCGTTGAAACGAGGCGATCGCGGCTTAATGATGCCGCCACCTCCAGCATCGGTACAGCAGACTCAGCCAACGATTCCGATTAATCAGTCTCTTTGGATGGTGATTGATTTAGAATTACAGCCAGAAACAAATTATCAGTTGCTATTGTTGAATCGTAGTCAAGATGGAGAATCTTTGCTTTGTCCATCGTCGGCTTTTGCCCCAAATGCGTTGATAGACAAACCGCCCATTCTGCTGCCTCAAAAAGATTCTTGGGCTGCCCAAGCTGAAAACCCAATAAATTTTAAGTTTGGCAAGTTGGAAACCGAGGAGTTTTTAGCCATTGTCTTGAATCAGTCGTTGGATTTACCGTGGTTGACTCCCCGGCAAGAAGAACTTTTACCAGAATGGACGGGTGAACGAATTAAGGAGTTATTTGAGAAGTTGGAACAGCAAGACAATTGGCAAGTGTTTTATCAAAGTTTTGATGTGGTAGAAAGGGCGTAGGGGCGTAAAGGCCAAGCATATAGCCCTACCCTACCCTACGGGAAGGCGTTCCGCCTACGGGAAGCCGCTCCGCGTCGCAGTTTACCCCCGCGCGGGGGGGCATGGCTTCGCTTACCGGGCATTTTTCTACTACCACCCTAGATTTTCTGTCCGAATGCAACGCCGCCCTTGCGATTACATTGTTCTTTAAGAGACCTGGTTTCTGAGAATCACTGTTATCATAAAAAAATGAAAGATTCATCGTGAATAGCCATGAAATATCTAAATTTACAGGAAAACAATCCTGAACTCACGGCAATTATTGATGAAATTGCTGCTAACCAGTCTGAAGTGATTATTACTCGCAATGGTTTGCCAGTTGCTCGAATTGTTCCCTATCCAATTTCTGAGACACCGAAAAAAAATTATCCTTTGCGGGGTATGCCAATTAAAATTTCTGATGATTTTGATGAACCGATGCCTGAACTGTGGGATGCTTTGGGAGAATGATTTTACTCGATACTCATGTTTGGTTATGGCTACTTCAGGATCCTAGTCAATTGTCTGAAACAGCAAGGATGGCAATTGATATTGAAGAACCTCAAAATGGCTTGCTAGTATCAGCAATTTCGGTTTGGGAAATTGCGGTTAAATCTAGTATTGGTAAATTGACACTCCCTTTACCGATCGAGGAATGGTACAAATTAGCATCAACTCATTCCGGTATTGTAGTGGAACCGCTATCTCCATTGGATGCGATCGCCAGCACATCTTTACCTGGAAATTTCCATAAAGATCCAGCCGACAGAATTTTAGTGGCGATCGCCCGACGATATGGAATTGCATTAGTCACTTGTGATACCAAAATATTGAACTATTCTCATGTACAAACTATCTGGTAGATATTCACCGTAAGGCACTTAAAAATATTAGGACACGGCATTGCCGTGTCCTACTCCTGGGCAACTTATTCAGCACTTTGAATCAGTTTAATGTTACTTCTCAGCCAGTCATTAACCAAGACTTGAACATCAATCTTTTTATGTTTAGCAATTTTAGTCATAAATTGCTCGACATCGGGTTCCAGATAAATGGGATAATGGCCGTAGGGACACGGCAATGCCGTGTCCTCCTCCGGGACAACTTGGGAAAGATTATATTCTGATTTCATAATTTCCTCTGTTGATAAGATTGTGTTTCGATTACCGCTAGATAGCAGGACACGGCAATGCCGTGTCCCTACAAATATAACTCTTTATTTTCTCAAATGTTCGGGTTCGATTATAGATACGCTAAATATTAGGACACGGCAATGCCGTGTCCCTACAAAAATGATAATCGCCAAAAAGGAAGGAAAAAAAAATGGACGATCGACGCATCGCCGCTTATGACCAATTCATCGAAAAGATTATCCAATCAGTCAATAATGAAGAATCTCAAGTTTTCAACATACCCACAGAGTTAGTCGAACCCGGATTTTTGCAAAGAATAATTGCAGTGGCTACATACTTCGATAATAATGGAGATCCAACCAAGGCTAATCTTTTAACAAATCTAGCTCTGAAACTGGGGGAATGGCTTTGGAGCGATCTGCAGCCAACCGCACTCCGAGAAAAGATAGCCGATATTTTATTTGATTGGGGAATTCAGCAACACAATATTAGCAACTTTGTCTTTGCAGTTCATTGTTGGCAACAATGTCTGATAATTTATCAAGAGATTCAAGACCGCAAAGGGGAAATATCTTCTCTGGGAAATTTAGGCAATGCTTACCAATGTTTGGGACAATATGAAAAAGCAATTGTTTTCCATGAACAGTGTTTAGAGATTAGTCGCAAAATTAAAAACCGTCACGGGGAAGCTTTTTCTCTGGGAAATTTAGGTAGTGCTTACTATTCTTTAGGACAATATGAAAAAGCGATTGTATTCCATGAACAGTGTTTAGCGATTAGTCGAGAAATCAAAGACCGCCAAGGTGAATCGATTTCTCTAGGAAATTTAGGTAATACTTACCGTTTCTTAGGACAATATGAAAAAGCGATCATCTTCCAAGAACAATCTTTAAGCATTAACATGGAACTCAAAGATCGCGAAGGAGAAGCGTTTTCTCTGGGCAGTTTAGGCGAGAATTACTGCTGTTTAGGACAATATGAAAAAGCGATCATTTTTCAGCAAAAGTCTTTAGACATTAGTCAGGAAATCAAAGACCGCCAAGGTCAAGCGATTTCTCTAGGAAATTTAGGCGAGATTTACCGCTGTTTAGGAAAATTTGAAAAAGCAGTCGCATTCCACGAACAGTATTTAGCTATGAGTCGGGAAATCAAATACCGCCTTGGGGAAGCAAATGCTCTGGGACATTTAGGAAATGCTTACTTCTCTTTGGGACAATATGAAAAAGCAGTCGCCTACCACGAACAGTATTTAGCTATTAGTCGGGAAATTAAATACCGCCTTGGGGAAGCAAATGCTCTCAACAACATTGGCAATGCTTACCGTGAATTGCAGCAACCAGACAAAGCGATTGAAAATTTCCGAGACTGCCTTAAAATTGCCACTGCCAAAACCATGCCAGTCGAATGCTTACTAACAGGTCGTAACCTCGGCAGTATAGGCTTTTTCCAAGGCAACTGGCATCTAGCTTTAGAAGGATACAAACCTGCCTTAGAAGCCGTGGAACAACTCCGCAAAGGTTCAACCACCGACGAACGTCGCCAAGAAATCATTGCCGATGCTTTCTCGGTTTACGCCAACGCGGTGCAATGCTACATCAACCTGAAACAATACGACAAAGCCGTAGAAACCGCAGAACGATCGCGTGCTCGCCACCTCGCGGACTTATTTGCCAGCAAAGACCTCTACCCCCAAGGAGAAATTCCCCCGGAAGTGGAGGAATACTATCGCCTGCAACAGCAAAGTAGCCGCTTGCAGTCCTTTAATAATGACTACATGAAAGGATTTGCCCCCAGTCGTCAAGCTGCCCCCAACAGTGAGGCAACTTTGGAAAAAATTAAACAATTAGAAGCCGAAAAGCAACAAGCGTGGCTGAAAATTCGCCGCAAAGACCCAGTTTTGGCCGGTCAATTGCAACCCAACCCCCTGAATTTTCAGGATATGCAAAAGTTAATTGACGATGGGGAAACCGCGATGCTCAATTTTTATACCACTCGCGAACATACCCATATTTTTATCTTGCGGCAAAATCAACCGCCCCAAGTCCATACTTGCGAAGGTGAAGGTCTGGCAACGTTGCAAAATTGGATATTCGAGAACTGGTTAAAACCTTATGTGGAAAATCGCCCGGTATGGCAACAGAAAATGAGCGAATTTCTGCCGCAACTTGCCCAACGCTTGCAAATTAACCACTTGATTTCTCAATATCTCACCGGCATTAAGGAACTAATTATCATCCCTCACTTGTTCCTGCATCAAATTCCCTTTGCTGCTTTACCTTTAAATAATGTGCCGATTCCCCAAAGTGAGAGAACTGCTGATAAAACACGGGGGTTATTCCTTGATTTGAGTCAACCCTTAAACACCTCTGCCAAAACTCCACCCCCACAACCGGAATATCTCAGCGATAAATTCCGCATTCGCATCGTTCCCAGTTGCCAAATCCTGAATTATTGCCACCAACGGGGCAACCTGAAACCCGCGAAAATGGGCATCGTGGAAAATGCTACGGGCGACCTGGTTTTTACTGGCTACGAATGCGAAACTCTGGCAACCATGCACCATGTCGAGCCAAATTATCGCCTAAAATATCAGCAAGCCACTGTTAGCAACTATCAAACTTTACTTAACCAAGTGCAAGCCCTCCATTCCAGCCATCATGCCAGTTCTCAACTAGATAATTCCCTGGAGTCAAAACTGCTATTATTCGATGGTTATCTTACCCTCGGTCGCATTTTTACCGGGAGATTTGAGAACTTAGCAGAACTGTTCCTCTCCTGCTGCGAAACTAATTTAAGCGTGACCCAAATTACCGATGACCCTCTGAGTATTGCCAGTGGCTTTCTCTGTGCCGGTGCGCGAAATGTCGTCAGTACCTTGTGGGCAGTGAATGATTTGGCTACGGCGTTATTTTGCATTTTATATTATGAGGAAAAACAGGATAAAAGTCGGTCGGAAGCGCTGCGCCAAGCTCAATTTAAATTACGCAATATGACCGGGGCTGAGTTAGCGGCTAATTATCAACAGAAGTTAGAGGCTTATTTGGAACGGCAACAATGGAGTGAACCGGAAAAGGTGAAGGATCAGCGGTTGCGATTAGATTTCCTTTGTCGGGAAACTTTGCCGTTTGTCAGTCCCCATTATTGGTCGGGGTTTGTGTCTCAGGGGATGGCGTAGAATATTGGTGTATTTCGGTTTTGGGTAAGGACATGGGCTTTCGCCGTGTCCTTACAGGCTTTACCAGTTAAAAAATATCCAACTGTTCGATCGGCGGTAATTCCTCCACCGGGACTTCTTTTTTAATCGCCCCTTTGCGTAAACCTACGGCAATTTTACTATGTTTTTCAATTTGCCCCATGACTTGTCGGGCACGGGAGATAACCGAAGCAGGTAAACCCGCTAACCGGGCCGCTTCAATCCCATAAGAACGGTCTGCCCCACCAGGATGAACTTGGTGTAAGAATACTATTTTATCCGCTAATTCTTTTACCGTGACTTGATAGTTAGCCACATTGGGTAAAATTGAAGCCAGTTCGTTTAATTCATGGTAATGGGTGGCAAAAATTGTCCGCGATCCAATGTCATTTGCCAGATATTCTGCCACTGCCCAAGCAATCGAAAGTCCGTCAAAGGTGGCGGTGCCTCGGCCAATTTCATCTAATAAAACTAAGGAGGTTTCTGTGGCATGGTTGAGAATGTTGGCGGTTTCATTCATTTCTACCATAAAGGTAGATTGTCCCGTAGCTAAATCATCCACAGCCCCAACACGGGTAAATATGCGATCGCATATTCCTAATTTAGCATAACTAGCGGGGACAAAACTGCCCACTTGGGCTAACAATTGAATTAATCCAATTTGGCGTAAATAACAACTTTTACCGCTGGCATTTGGGCCAGTTAAAATAATTAAATCTGGGCGATTAAATCGGGTTTCATAGTTGCCCGCTTCTGGAACATCTGACCCTAACCGGGCAGAATTAGGCACAAAGAAACCAGCGGGAAGACTTTTTTCAACTACGGGATGTCGGCCATCAATAATCGTCAATTCTCGCCCGGTAATCATTTCTGGACGGCAATATCCTTGTTCTTGGGCAATTTGCGCCAACCCACATAAAACATCGATCGCTGCCACTGCTTTGGCTACTTTTATAATTAAATGAGTATGTGCGGAAACTTCCGATCGCAGCCCCACAAAAATATCATATTCTAACTGATTTAAATCATCACGGGCGGTGAGAATTCTCGCCTCTCTTTCTTTTAATTCAGGGGTAATATAACGCTCTTCATTGGTCAGGGTTTGCCGCCGAATATAATTATTCGGGGCTTGGTCAGTTTTAGCCTTAGAAATACTGATATAATAGCCAAAAGTTTTATTAAAACCGACTTTTAAAGTAGGAATTCCCGTGCGTTCTCGTTCTGATACTTCTAAATTGGCAATCCATTGTTGATCGCCCTCTGCCTGCGATCGCATCTGATCCAATTCAGCATTTACCCCCGCACGAATTAACCCCCCTTCCTTAATATGAATTGGGGGCGACTCCACCAAATGAGTCCGCAGTCTTTCCGCCAAAGTTTCTAACTCTTGGGGGACTTCTTGTAATGCCCGCAAATAAGCACTACGACCTTTAGCCGCTAACTGCGCGATCGCTGGTAATTTTGACAAAGAATCCGCCAAAGAGATCAACTCACGAGCATTTGCTGTCCCGGAACCAGCCCGCACGGTTAATCGTTCTAAATCGTAAATATAGCGTAACTGTTCTTGCAATGTTTCCCGCAATTCTCGCTTTTCAATTAACTCTTGAATCGTCTCTTGGCGGGCATGAATTCCTTTTAATTGCAGCAATGGTTGCAATACCCAACGGCGCAAAGCCCGCCCCCCCATTGCGGTGACGGTTTGATCGATCGCCCATAACAAAGACCCATGAAAAGTCGCATCTCTAACCGTTTGAGTAATTTCTAAATTGCGGCGACTTTGACTATCTAAAATTAGATAATCGGTGATAGTATAAGTTCTAACGGGTTGCAGGGGGATGGAATTTTTTTGAGTCTTATCCCCAGAATCATACTCAAAAGTATTTTCCAAATATTCCAACAATCCCCCCGCAGCGCGAACCGCCAACGGCAAATTTTCACAGCCCAATCCTTCTAAACTTTTTAAATAAAACCGCTGCATCAATTTCTGTCTGGCTTCGTGAATGCCAAAAGCTTTCTGCGATCGCAAAGAATAGCAAAACGACGAAGGCAAACCGGGGGGCAAATGTTCCGACCTTTCTCCCGGACGCAACAACACCCCAATATCCGGGGCATTAGTGGGAACTAATATTTCCGACGGTTGCAAACGCATCAATTCCTGATACAAATTATCCTGATTATCCCCTTGGGTGGTAAAGAATTCCCCCGTAGAAATATCCGCATAAGCCAGACCCCAGTTCTTTTTCACAATCACCACCGCCGCCAAAAAATTATTTCGACGGGCATGAAGCATCCCTTCTTCCACCAAAGTGCCCGGAGTCAAAACGCGGGTAATTTGTCGTTCCACCAACCGCCGACCATCAGCCACCGCGTCTGCCGCATCTTCTACTTGGTCGCAAACCGCCACCGCAAACCCTTTTTCTACCAGCATTTGGGCATAACGTTCCAAAGCATGATGGGGCACCCCGGTCATGGGCACCCGACCAATATCCCCCGCTTGCTTACTGGTCAGCACCAGTTCCAGTTGTTCGGAAATCGTAATCGCATCCTGAAAAAAGGTTTCAAAAAAATCGCCCACCCGATACAGCAACAAAGCATGGGGATATTTATCCTTCATTTCCACATAATGCAGATACATCTGACTTAACTTGCTGCGATCGACTTCGCGATAATCTGCATTCGCGGGCATTTTTCTGTCCGAAGGGTTGGCTTTGCTGTCATTGGGCTTGCTGGGGATAGATGCAGTCATGGATATTTTACTGATACTTACTGATACTGATTTTCCTTAAAAGACTTTACCGCACTTTTCCTCTGTACAGACGTAGCAACACCTGATATATTACCAGGACTTACGGATAAACCCTAAATCTGTGGGGTTTATTCGCGCTCTCTACCGTACATAGAGGGCTTGATATTAAATAATGCGTAAGTCCTGATTACGTCTCTACATACTCTAATGTAGAGGTTAACAGGGGTTGGCCTCTACAAGTCTGCATTTTTATTAGACCTATTGTTTTGATCAATCCATTACCACTTGTTAGTTTTTACTATTTCAACACTTGGACAAATGGATAATTCACAATCTTAGAATCTACCGTCAATAAGGGACATTTATGAATCTGGGCAGTAGCCACAATAATTTGGTCGGCTGGGTCATTATGAAATCCTTTTAACTGCGTTGCCTGCACGACAATGGGTAAGGTTAATTCTAGTAGTTGAACTCCCGGATAAGCTAATGCCATATTCAGCCATTCATCCAAAGAATAAGCCAATTTTAAACGATTTTTTTCGACTAATTTAGCGACTTCCCAGCAAGAAAAAATACTCACCCCTAGTCCATCCGGTTGATGAGTAATGATGATCTGTCGCAGTTGGTCTGTGAGATGCGAGTTATTGTCTACCAACCAGATCCAAATATGAGTATCTAAAACAATCATTTCAACACTTCCCAATCTTCAGTAGGTACAGCCGGTTCAAATGGATCGTCATATTGAAGCACTGTCCCTTCTAATGGGTACTCATATTTTTCTGACTGGGATAATTTTTGCTCTTTTGGTTGTTTTAAGACAATGATTTCCACCTTGTCCCCAGCGTGAAAGGGTAAACCCGTCAGGACGAGTTTGCCATCTTCGGTAAATGTTGCAGCTAATTTATGAGCATTCATGGGTTATCTTTGATAATTTACTGGAAATTACGAATTAAGTCTTGTCGTTGAATTGATCCAAATGGGAGCATTACTTTATAGAAGTGCGAAATTTCCATCTACCTCTATTCTAAAGGGCGATCGCTCAGTTCAGGGGGGAAATTATCCCACCAGATGCGGTAGGGTGTGTTAGCGGGTCAACAAATGTGCCAAAGCCCGCCCCCGTGAAGACAGAGATCCAGTTCAATATTGCTGCCCCGTAACGCACCAAGAACTTTTAATTCTGCGATCGCCACTGTCTCTTCAGAATTAAAAGTTCTTGGTTGCGCTGCCGAAGGCGATCGCCTGCCTCTAAGCGGTCAGGGCGGCGTTGCATTCGCGTTTTTATCCGATCGACTGCTTTATCAACATTGTTGCGCGAATGCTTCGCCCCTACAGTCATTTCTCCGCAAAAAAACATAAATTCTTTGTGTCCTCTGTGCCTCTGTGGTAAAAATTTACATAACAATCATTCCTTCAATTAG encodes:
- a CDS encoding type II toxin-antitoxin system VapC family toxin, with the protein product MIVLDTHIWIWLVDNNSHLTDQLRQIIITHQPDGLGVSIFSCWEVAKLVEKNRLKLAYSLDEWLNMALAYPGVQLLELTLPIVVQATQLKGFHNDPADQIIVATAQIHKCPLLTVDSKIVNYPFVQVLK
- a CDS encoding type II toxin-antitoxin system prevent-host-death family antitoxin, translating into MKYLNLQENNPELTAIIDEIAANQSEVIITRNGLPVARIVPYPISETPKKNYPLRGMPIKISDDFDEPMPELWDALGE
- a CDS encoding type II toxin-antitoxin system VapC family toxin, which gives rise to MILLDTHVWLWLLQDPSQLSETARMAIDIEEPQNGLLVSAISVWEIAVKSSIGKLTLPLPIEEWYKLASTHSGIVVEPLSPLDAIASTSLPGNFHKDPADRILVAIARRYGIALVTCDTKILNYSHVQTIW
- the mutS gene encoding DNA mismatch repair protein MutS, whose translation is MTASIPSKPNDSKANPSDRKMPANADYREVDRSKLSQMYLHYVEMKDKYPHALLLYRVGDFFETFFQDAITISEQLELVLTSKQAGDIGRVPMTGVPHHALERYAQMLVEKGFAVAVCDQVEDAADAVADGRRLVERQITRVLTPGTLVEEGMLHARRNNFLAAVVIVKKNWGLAYADISTGEFFTTQGDNQDNLYQELMRLQPSEILVPTNAPDIGVLLRPGERSEHLPPGLPSSFCYSLRSQKAFGIHEARQKLMQRFYLKSLEGLGCENLPLAVRAAGGLLEYLENTFEYDSGDKTQKNSIPLQPVRTYTITDYLILDSQSRRNLEITQTVRDATFHGSLLWAIDQTVTAMGGRALRRWVLQPLLQLKGIHARQETIQELIEKRELRETLQEQLRYIYDLERLTVRAGSGTANARELISLADSLSKLPAIAQLAAKGRSAYLRALQEVPQELETLAERLRTHLVESPPIHIKEGGLIRAGVNAELDQMRSQAEGDQQWIANLEVSERERTGIPTLKVGFNKTFGYYISISKAKTDQAPNNYIRRQTLTNEERYITPELKEREARILTARDDLNQLEYDIFVGLRSEVSAHTHLIIKVAKAVAAIDVLCGLAQIAQEQGYCRPEMITGRELTIIDGRHPVVEKSLPAGFFVPNSARLGSDVPEAGNYETRFNRPDLIILTGPNASGKSCYLRQIGLIQLLAQVGSFVPASYAKLGICDRIFTRVGAVDDLATGQSTFMVEMNETANILNHATETSLVLLDEIGRGTATFDGLSIAWAVAEYLANDIGSRTIFATHYHELNELASILPNVANYQVTVKELADKIVFLHQVHPGGADRSYGIEAARLAGLPASVISRARQVMGQIEKHSKIAVGLRKGAIKKEVPVEELPPIEQLDIF
- a CDS encoding CHAT domain-containing tetratricopeptide repeat protein, which translates into the protein MDDRRIAAYDQFIEKIIQSVNNEESQVFNIPTELVEPGFLQRIIAVATYFDNNGDPTKANLLTNLALKLGEWLWSDLQPTALREKIADILFDWGIQQHNISNFVFAVHCWQQCLIIYQEIQDRKGEISSLGNLGNAYQCLGQYEKAIVFHEQCLEISRKIKNRHGEAFSLGNLGSAYYSLGQYEKAIVFHEQCLAISREIKDRQGESISLGNLGNTYRFLGQYEKAIIFQEQSLSINMELKDREGEAFSLGSLGENYCCLGQYEKAIIFQQKSLDISQEIKDRQGQAISLGNLGEIYRCLGKFEKAVAFHEQYLAMSREIKYRLGEANALGHLGNAYFSLGQYEKAVAYHEQYLAISREIKYRLGEANALNNIGNAYRELQQPDKAIENFRDCLKIATAKTMPVECLLTGRNLGSIGFFQGNWHLALEGYKPALEAVEQLRKGSTTDERRQEIIADAFSVYANAVQCYINLKQYDKAVETAERSRARHLADLFASKDLYPQGEIPPEVEEYYRLQQQSSRLQSFNNDYMKGFAPSRQAAPNSEATLEKIKQLEAEKQQAWLKIRRKDPVLAGQLQPNPLNFQDMQKLIDDGETAMLNFYTTREHTHIFILRQNQPPQVHTCEGEGLATLQNWIFENWLKPYVENRPVWQQKMSEFLPQLAQRLQINHLISQYLTGIKELIIIPHLFLHQIPFAALPLNNVPIPQSERTADKTRGLFLDLSQPLNTSAKTPPPQPEYLSDKFRIRIVPSCQILNYCHQRGNLKPAKMGIVENATGDLVFTGYECETLATMHHVEPNYRLKYQQATVSNYQTLLNQVQALHSSHHASSQLDNSLESKLLLFDGYLTLGRIFTGRFENLAELFLSCCETNLSVTQITDDPLSIASGFLCAGARNVVSTLWAVNDLATALFCILYYEEKQDKSRSEALRQAQFKLRNMTGAELAANYQQKLEAYLERQQWSEPEKVKDQRLRLDFLCRETLPFVSPHYWSGFVSQGMA
- a CDS encoding PD-(D/E)XK nuclease family protein, with the translated sequence MVNKTQKRFNRYTTVTWLAQALANEKHCQQALWQLTHYQFPQQPSTYDPSEHDDMLIQRALHLQNQGFTVYIEDQNAFKYQGEKFNICVAGRPDIIAIKDDWAVVEDVKTGKAKDSHIMQVLLYMSMLPFAPETQSLFKGHIPHGRLVYGDRTIDLPKWSVNQQFRQRLQNLIATLCNSQPPQANPSYWECRYCKVPAANCSAKMDQAI